Proteins encoded in a region of the Limibacillus halophilus genome:
- a CDS encoding 2-hydroxychromene-2-carboxylate isomerase, with protein MTAKTIEYFYSVASGYSYLGAGRFYDLAARSGRQVIHRPVYLRIVLERTGATQFQDRHPARIRQMVEDLGTTGAYHGIPINSDPSHHYDNIEVAAGMAATLILQGRDPAMLSFLMQQALWRDDRSLADTTVLDDLASQAGLDGPALRAEARGEAAQDLLQKNSLEAAERGIIGAPTYIVEGRALFGQDRLHHLEAILAERL; from the coding sequence ATGACGGCAAAGACCATCGAATACTTCTATTCCGTGGCCTCGGGATACAGCTACCTGGGTGCGGGCCGGTTTTACGACCTTGCTGCGCGTTCGGGCAGACAGGTGATTCATCGCCCGGTTTATCTGCGTATCGTGTTGGAGCGGACAGGGGCGACCCAGTTCCAGGATCGCCATCCGGCACGCATCCGGCAGATGGTCGAAGACTTGGGGACGACCGGGGCCTACCACGGCATCCCCATCAATTCCGACCCCTCGCACCACTATGACAATATCGAGGTGGCGGCGGGCATGGCGGCAACCTTGATCCTGCAGGGCCGTGACCCGGCCATGCTGTCATTTTTGATGCAGCAAGCCCTGTGGCGCGACGACCGCAGTTTGGCCGATACGACCGTTCTGGACGACTTGGCGTCCCAAGCGGGGCTCGACGGTCCGGCGCTCAGGGCCGAGGCAAGGGGCGAGGCCGCGCAGGACCTCTTGCAGAAGAACTCCCTGGAGGCCGCCGAACGCGGCATCATCGGCGCGCCAACTTATATCGTCGAGGGCCGCGCCCTCTTCGGTCAGGACCGCTTGCATCATCTGGAAGCCATCCTGGCAGAGAGACTCTAA
- the polA gene encoding DNA polymerase I: protein MSADSSTPIKHLYLVDGYGYLFRAFFAMPSITRKDGTPTGAAYGFCNMLVKLLRESDADAMLVTFDASGPTFRNEIYPKYKANRDETPEDLIPQFPMVREAAAAFGLQSLELTGYEADDIIATVARQAVERGIQVTVVSSDKDLMQLVRPGVSMLDPMKNRPIGPDEVLEKFGVSPDKVVDVQSLAGDSTDNVPGVPGIGIKTAAQLIGEYGSLEALLERAAEIKQPKRRENLIAFAEQARISRRLVELTDAAPVEVEWGRLALHEPDPETLRAFLDKYEFRSLKARLAEQLEAGDLVPDEREPAKVGAVEASREDGAVPSPESSGPSYELVCDLESLDRWVAEAREAGLVAVDTETTGLDPMRDLMVGISLAIRPGRACYIPLRHGLLQHESDQLQLGEETQQAAPKQIAVADAIARLKPLLEAPSVLKVGQNIKFDMLVFAREGVWLHPIDDTMLLSYVLEGGAHGHGMDELANLHLGHTTIKFDEVTKQGRQRITFDQVPLDKALDYAAEDAEVTLRLHQALKPRLRVERLATVYETLDRPLVPVLAEMERCGIKVDRDILRRFSNDFAQRIEALEEQIYILAGKRFTIGSPKQLGEILFDEMGLETGRKTKGGAPGTGAEILQGLANQGHDLPARVLDWRQLSKLKSTYTDALQNQIHPETGRVHTTFSQAVASTGRLSSNDPNLQNIPIRTEEGRKIRTAFIAEKGCKLLSVDYSQIELRLTAHIAEVESLRQAFAEGQDIHAITASQVFGVPLAEMTPEVRRQAKAINFGIIYGISPFGLAQNLGIAQADAKAYIEAYFERYPGIRDYMESTKALAREQGYVTTLFGRRIHVPGIKDGNPARRNFSERAAINAPIQGTAADIIKRAMIRLPDALKEAGLGARMLLQVHDELLFEVAEAEMEETAALVKQVMEQAPQPAVTLDVPLVADVGIGDDWAAAH from the coding sequence ATGAGCGCCGATTCCTCCACACCGATCAAACACCTCTATCTCGTCGATGGTTACGGGTATCTCTTCCGGGCTTTCTTCGCCATGCCCTCGATCACCCGCAAGGACGGTACGCCGACCGGGGCCGCCTATGGCTTCTGCAACATGCTGGTCAAGCTGCTCCGCGAGAGCGACGCCGATGCCATGCTGGTCACCTTCGACGCCTCGGGGCCGACTTTCCGCAACGAGATCTACCCGAAATACAAGGCCAACCGCGACGAGACGCCGGAAGACCTGATTCCGCAGTTTCCGATGGTGCGCGAGGCGGCGGCGGCTTTTGGCCTGCAAAGTCTGGAGCTGACGGGCTACGAGGCCGACGACATCATCGCCACCGTCGCCCGTCAGGCGGTCGAGCGGGGTATCCAGGTCACGGTCGTTTCCTCCGACAAGGATCTGATGCAGCTCGTCCGGCCCGGTGTCTCCATGCTCGATCCGATGAAGAACCGTCCGATCGGTCCCGACGAGGTTTTGGAGAAGTTCGGCGTCTCGCCGGACAAGGTGGTGGACGTGCAGTCCCTGGCCGGAGACTCCACCGACAACGTGCCGGGCGTGCCGGGCATCGGCATCAAGACCGCCGCACAGTTGATCGGCGAATACGGCTCGCTGGAGGCGTTGCTGGAGCGCGCCGCCGAGATCAAGCAACCCAAGCGCCGCGAGAACTTGATCGCCTTTGCCGAGCAGGCGCGCATCAGCCGCCGTCTGGTGGAGCTGACCGACGCCGCGCCGGTCGAAGTCGAATGGGGTCGCCTGGCCCTGCATGAACCGGACCCGGAAACCTTGCGGGCCTTCCTGGACAAGTACGAGTTCCGCAGTCTAAAGGCCCGGCTTGCCGAGCAGTTGGAGGCGGGTGATCTGGTGCCGGACGAACGCGAGCCTGCCAAGGTGGGCGCCGTCGAGGCGTCCCGTGAGGATGGCGCTGTACCGTCGCCTGAAAGCAGCGGGCCCAGTTACGAACTTGTTTGCGACCTGGAGAGCCTGGATCGCTGGGTTGCGGAGGCGCGGGAAGCTGGGTTGGTGGCGGTCGATACCGAGACGACTGGCCTTGATCCCATGCGCGACCTGATGGTCGGCATCAGTCTCGCGATTCGGCCGGGCCGGGCCTGCTACATCCCCTTGCGGCATGGGCTGCTGCAACATGAAAGCGACCAACTGCAATTGGGTGAGGAGACGCAGCAGGCTGCACCCAAGCAGATCGCGGTCGCCGATGCCATCGCACGGTTGAAACCCCTGCTGGAGGCGCCTTCGGTGCTGAAGGTCGGGCAGAACATCAAGTTCGACATGCTGGTTTTCGCCCGCGAGGGTGTCTGGCTGCATCCCATCGATGACACGATGCTGCTGTCCTACGTGCTGGAGGGCGGTGCCCATGGGCACGGGATGGACGAGTTGGCGAACCTGCACCTGGGCCATACCACGATCAAATTCGACGAGGTCACCAAGCAAGGCCGCCAACGGATTACCTTCGATCAGGTGCCGCTGGACAAGGCGCTGGACTATGCCGCCGAGGATGCGGAGGTCACGCTGCGCCTGCATCAGGCGCTCAAGCCGCGGCTGCGCGTCGAGCGTCTGGCGACGGTCTATGAAACCCTGGATCGCCCGCTGGTGCCGGTCCTGGCGGAGATGGAACGCTGCGGCATCAAGGTGGACCGCGATATTCTGCGGCGCTTCTCCAATGACTTTGCGCAGCGGATCGAAGCGCTCGAAGAGCAAATCTATATCCTGGCCGGAAAGCGCTTCACCATCGGCTCGCCCAAGCAGCTTGGGGAAATTCTGTTCGACGAGATGGGGTTGGAGACCGGACGCAAGACCAAGGGCGGCGCGCCGGGTACCGGGGCCGAGATTCTTCAGGGTCTGGCCAACCAGGGGCATGACCTTCCCGCCCGGGTGCTGGATTGGCGGCAGCTGTCGAAACTGAAATCCACCTACACGGACGCGCTGCAGAATCAGATTCACCCGGAAACCGGCCGCGTCCACACGACTTTCAGTCAGGCGGTGGCCTCGACCGGGCGGTTGTCGTCGAACGACCCCAATCTGCAGAACATCCCGATCCGCACCGAAGAGGGGCGCAAGATTCGCACCGCCTTCATCGCGGAGAAGGGTTGCAAGCTGCTGTCGGTCGACTACAGCCAGATCGAATTGCGCCTGACCGCCCATATTGCCGAGGTCGAGAGCCTGCGGCAGGCCTTCGCCGAAGGACAGGATATTCACGCCATCACCGCCAGCCAGGTCTTTGGCGTTCCCCTGGCGGAGATGACACCGGAGGTCCGCCGTCAGGCCAAGGCCATCAATTTCGGCATCATCTACGGCATCTCGCCCTTTGGGCTGGCGCAGAACCTCGGGATCGCGCAAGCCGATGCCAAGGCTTATATCGAGGCCTACTTCGAGCGCTACCCAGGCATTCGCGATTATATGGAGAGCACCAAGGCCCTGGCTCGCGAACAGGGTTATGTCACCACTCTTTTTGGGCGGCGCATCCATGTGCCGGGCATCAAGGACGGCAATCCGGCGCGCCGTAATTTTTCCGAACGGGCCGCCATCAACGCGCCGATCCAGGGAACCGCAGCAGACATCATCAAGCGCGCCATGATCCGCTTGCCTGACGCCTTGAAGGAGGCAGGGTTGGGCGCGCGCATGCTGCTGCAGGTGCATGACGAACTGTTGTTCGAAGTGGCCGAGGCGGAGATGGAAGAAACCGCAGCCCTGGTCAAACAGGTGATGGAACAGGCGCCCCAACCGGCGGTCACGCTCGACGTTCCTCTGGTAGCCGATGTAGGGATCGGCGACGACTGGGCCGCAGCGCACTGA
- a CDS encoding zinc-finger domain-containing protein — translation MANQIEPPEVIEVERAQVACDGGDDAMGHPRVYLNMGDKGFVECPYCDRRFVLKEGADASAGH, via the coding sequence ATGGCAAATCAGATCGAGCCGCCCGAGGTTATCGAGGTAGAACGCGCGCAAGTCGCCTGTGACGGCGGCGATGATGCGATGGGTCATCCCAGGGTTTACCTGAACATGGGCGACAAGGGATTCGTGGAGTGTCCTTACTGCGATCGCCGCTTCGTGCTGAAGGAAGGGGCTGACGCCTCGGCTGGCCACTGA
- a CDS encoding ABC transporter ATP-binding protein: protein MTSAVGAADKNPHLPDFAVEAVGLDKTYAAAGKQGAKHALKTVDLTIPRGSLFGLLGPNGAGKSTFINILAGLVNKSGGTARIWDCDIDRQTRQARAAIGVVPQELNIDPFFTPFELLELQAGLYGVPPRERRTLEILAMLGLSDKAKAYARTLSGGMRRRLMVAKAMVHNPPVLVLDEPTAGVDIELRQQLWAQVKELNRRGVTILLTTHYLEEAEELCDRIAIINHGEVIACDTTQALLRKLDNKTLTITFAESFEAVPKPFAEFSVEKVGEHALRFQYRASESPLPRILSAAGSAGLTPVDVTTEETDLEDIFLQLTRGAHAGAQG, encoded by the coding sequence ATGACAAGCGCCGTCGGCGCGGCCGACAAAAATCCCCACTTGCCGGACTTCGCGGTTGAGGCCGTTGGCCTCGACAAGACCTACGCCGCCGCCGGCAAGCAAGGCGCCAAGCATGCCTTGAAAACCGTGGACCTCACGATTCCGCGCGGCAGCCTCTTTGGGCTGCTCGGACCCAACGGCGCGGGCAAGTCGACCTTCATCAACATCCTGGCCGGACTGGTCAACAAATCCGGCGGCACCGCCCGCATCTGGGACTGCGACATCGACCGCCAAACACGGCAGGCGCGCGCCGCTATTGGCGTGGTGCCGCAGGAGCTTAACATCGACCCCTTCTTCACGCCCTTCGAGCTGCTGGAGTTGCAGGCCGGTCTCTATGGCGTTCCGCCGCGCGAGCGCCGGACCCTGGAGATCCTCGCGATGCTGGGTCTGTCTGATAAGGCCAAGGCCTATGCCCGGACGCTTTCCGGCGGTATGCGCCGGCGCTTGATGGTCGCCAAGGCGATGGTTCACAACCCGCCCGTACTGGTGCTGGACGAGCCGACCGCCGGCGTCGATATCGAGCTGCGCCAGCAGCTTTGGGCGCAGGTGAAGGAACTTAATCGGCGCGGCGTCACGATCCTGCTGACGACTCACTACCTGGAAGAAGCCGAGGAGCTTTGCGACCGCATCGCCATCATCAATCATGGCGAGGTTATTGCCTGCGACACCACGCAGGCCCTGCTGCGCAAGCTGGACAACAAGACCCTGACCATCACCTTCGCCGAAAGCTTCGAGGCGGTGCCCAAGCCTTTTGCGGAGTTCAGCGTCGAGAAGGTCGGCGAACATGCGCTGCGCTTTCAGTACCGGGCCAGCGAAAGTCCGCTGCCGCGAATCCTCTCGGCTGCGGGCAGCGCCGGGCTGACACCGGTCGATGTTACGACCGAGGAAACCGACCTGGAGGATATCTTCCTGCAGCTCACGCGGGGCGCGCATGCGGGCGCTCAAGGCTGA
- a CDS encoding alpha/beta hydrolase, whose translation MLRPRKPTWRISSCSSRGARMRALKADHARAFRFFLMTLLLALALAGCTTQFAPPGPYNAGEGPPPELLTTATPSEGTFRADDGLLLPWRAWLPVGEPQAVVLALHGMNDYAEAFALPGTALAAAGIAVYAYDQRGFGAAPHRGLWPGTGRLVADLRNATALLAARHPGLPLYLLGESMGGAVVIAATTRPGAPQVAGIILSAPAVWGYDEMGLVPRVSLWVARRLVPGMTATGSDLKIQATDNLPLLQAFSTDPLVIKKTRIDAVGGLVDLMDEALLAAPKLTARTLLLYGDKDQVIPADSLDRFWTNLPAEASGRQRRLDYPDGWHWLLRDLQAARVYADIAAWIADPDQPLPSVTDNSARERGKEAS comes from the coding sequence ATGTTACGACCGAGGAAACCGACCTGGAGGATATCTTCCTGCAGCTCACGCGGGGCGCGCATGCGGGCGCTCAAGGCTGATCACGCAAGAGCCTTTCGCTTCTTCCTGATGACACTGCTGCTGGCCCTTGCACTGGCGGGCTGCACGACGCAGTTCGCACCGCCGGGGCCTTACAACGCAGGCGAAGGGCCACCCCCCGAACTTTTGACGACCGCCACGCCGAGCGAGGGCACATTCCGCGCCGATGACGGATTGCTTCTGCCCTGGCGCGCCTGGCTGCCGGTCGGCGAGCCGCAAGCCGTCGTCCTGGCGCTGCACGGCATGAACGACTATGCAGAAGCCTTCGCCCTGCCCGGCACGGCCCTGGCGGCGGCGGGAATCGCGGTCTATGCCTACGATCAGCGCGGCTTTGGCGCAGCCCCTCATCGCGGTCTGTGGCCGGGAACCGGCCGTCTGGTCGCCGATCTGCGCAATGCCACGGCGCTTTTGGCCGCGCGCCATCCCGGCCTGCCGCTCTATCTGCTGGGGGAGAGTATGGGAGGCGCAGTCGTGATCGCCGCCACGACGCGCCCCGGCGCGCCGCAGGTCGCGGGTATCATTCTGTCCGCCCCCGCCGTCTGGGGTTATGACGAGATGGGTCTGGTCCCCCGCGTCTCCCTCTGGGTTGCCCGGCGTCTGGTCCCCGGCATGACGGCGACCGGCAGCGACCTCAAGATTCAGGCGACCGACAACTTACCCCTGCTCCAGGCCTTTTCGACCGACCCGCTGGTCATCAAGAAGACCCGGATCGACGCCGTGGGCGGCCTTGTCGATCTGATGGACGAAGCGCTGCTGGCCGCACCCAAGCTGACGGCGCGCACGCTGCTGCTTTACGGTGATAAGGATCAGGTCATCCCGGCCGACTCGCTGGACCGATTCTGGACCAACCTCCCCGCCGAAGCATCCGGACGCCAACGTCGCCTCGATTACCCCGACGGCTGGCACTGGCTGCTGCGCGACCTGCAGGCCGCGCGGGTTTACGCCGATATCGCCGCCTGGATCGCCGACCCCGATCAGCCGCTGCCTTCCGTCACCGATAACAGCGCACGAGAGCGCGGCAAGGAGGCCTCGTGA
- a CDS encoding DMT family transporter, with product MNAIRQATAFDFAKLLTLGAIWGAAFLCIKLGLEGFAPITLAVSRTLLGVVVLLILLAATGTKLPYRRRDWGWIAVIGAVNTSLPFLLIAWGQQFIGAGLASILMGAGPFVALFANHVLTHDDRITGYKVAGMILGLLGVMILVGGEALTGLTASFFGQLAIVGAAASYAASGVMTRKISHLPAASGASATLLMGAVYLLPAAFIFEAPLASRPGIAAIAAVLFLGLVSSGFAHLLRFQLIRDTGAVFMSQVSYLVPLFGVFWAWVFLGERLHVEAWIALALILSGIGISRLRRKRKARLLDEL from the coding sequence GTGAACGCCATTCGGCAGGCGACCGCGTTCGACTTCGCCAAGCTCTTGACGCTGGGTGCTATCTGGGGCGCGGCCTTCCTCTGCATCAAACTGGGGCTGGAGGGCTTTGCCCCCATCACCCTGGCGGTCAGCCGCACCCTGCTGGGCGTGGTGGTCCTGTTGATACTGCTGGCCGCGACCGGCACGAAACTGCCGTACCGCCGCCGCGACTGGGGTTGGATCGCCGTCATTGGCGCGGTCAATACCTCCCTGCCCTTCCTGCTGATCGCCTGGGGACAACAGTTCATCGGCGCGGGGCTGGCCTCGATCCTGATGGGCGCGGGTCCCTTCGTCGCCCTCTTCGCCAACCACGTCCTGACCCACGACGACCGCATCACCGGATACAAGGTCGCGGGCATGATCCTGGGGCTGCTGGGCGTCATGATCCTGGTGGGTGGCGAGGCCTTGACCGGCCTCACCGCTTCCTTCTTCGGGCAGTTGGCCATCGTTGGCGCGGCGGCCAGCTATGCGGCCTCGGGCGTCATGACCCGCAAGATCAGCCACCTGCCCGCCGCCAGCGGTGCCTCGGCGACGCTGTTGATGGGCGCGGTCTACCTGCTTCCGGCGGCCTTCATCTTCGAGGCGCCGCTGGCCTCGCGGCCCGGTATCGCCGCCATCGCGGCGGTCCTGTTCCTGGGCCTCGTCTCCTCGGGCTTTGCCCACCTGCTGCGCTTCCAGTTGATCCGCGACACCGGCGCCGTTTTCATGAGCCAGGTATCCTATCTGGTGCCGCTGTTCGGGGTTTTCTGGGCCTGGGTTTTCCTGGGTGAGCGGCTGCACGTCGAGGCCTGGATCGCGCTCGCCCTGATCCTGTCGGGCATCGGTATTTCCCGCCTGCGGCGCAAAAGAAAAGCCCGCCTTCTGGACGAGCTTTGA
- a CDS encoding HEPN domain-containing protein: MRTFGNNKESYLLINGIKTHRVICLSKSVKLLPANKKIDFQIISDIAKDQLSFGIMCIFLASVESQILISENDPKKHAVLAWNSLWDAVLLSALYNVEAVCNFQSSVPYEKIKSHSQLSITNYHLRGLVKASHQISEDEAVWLEDNFHNAQDLLDDQRFRNAVHCMATYRWHSNPRAQLAILWSGIEGIFGVQNEISFRLSLFIANYLEPNNEEQKKKIFSQIRELYVSRSKAIHGSKINSTATEDVEASAICLKRLIYKCIQSRMVPDTRTLAP, translated from the coding sequence ATGAGAACATTTGGAAATAATAAAGAATCATATTTATTAATCAATGGAATAAAAACACATCGAGTTATTTGCCTGAGTAAATCTGTTAAACTATTACCGGCTAATAAAAAAATTGATTTCCAGATAATATCAGATATCGCGAAAGATCAGCTTTCGTTTGGTATTATGTGCATATTTCTTGCTAGTGTTGAAAGCCAAATTTTGATAAGTGAGAATGACCCTAAAAAGCATGCTGTCTTAGCATGGAATTCTCTATGGGATGCTGTTTTACTTAGTGCTTTGTATAATGTCGAAGCGGTTTGCAATTTTCAAAGTTCTGTTCCATACGAAAAAATTAAAAGCCATTCGCAATTATCAATTACAAATTATCACCTTCGTGGCTTGGTAAAGGCATCACATCAAATCAGTGAAGATGAGGCCGTATGGTTGGAAGATAATTTCCATAACGCACAAGATTTACTTGATGACCAAAGATTTAGAAATGCGGTCCATTGTATGGCAACTTATAGGTGGCATTCTAATCCTAGAGCACAGTTGGCAATACTTTGGTCAGGCATAGAGGGAATATTTGGGGTTCAGAATGAAATATCTTTTAGATTAAGTTTATTTATAGCTAATTATCTTGAGCCAAATAATGAAGAACAAAAGAAAAAGATTTTTTCTCAAATTAGAGAGCTTTACGTTAGCCGCTCAAAGGCAATTCATGGTTCCAAGATTAATTCTACAGCGACAGAAGACGTTGAGGCATCGGCTATATGTTTGAAGCGATTGATTTATAAATGTATTCAGTCCCGCATGGTGCCTGATACGAGAACACTGGCGCCCTGA
- a CDS encoding HIT family protein, protein MAAVKADCLFCKIGRREIEPVVLAETERLLVFLDRNPIREGHALIIPKAHYDYFDDAPLAVVNEITALAQRLAKRLKEIYPVEKAAYMFSGGDIAHVHAHVLPLHKNSDLTSLRYVTAPAQGEIVLGMAHLTQEAEALAAVREKIGPLT, encoded by the coding sequence ATGGCTGCGGTGAAAGCGGATTGTCTGTTCTGCAAGATCGGGCGGCGGGAGATCGAGCCGGTGGTACTGGCGGAGACGGAGCGGCTGTTGGTGTTCCTGGACCGCAACCCGATCCGCGAGGGGCATGCGCTGATCATCCCCAAGGCCCACTACGACTACTTCGACGATGCGCCGCTGGCGGTCGTCAACGAGATCACCGCCCTGGCGCAGAGGCTGGCCAAGCGCCTGAAGGAAATCTATCCGGTCGAAAAGGCCGCCTACATGTTTTCCGGCGGGGATATCGCGCACGTCCATGCCCATGTGCTGCCGCTCCATAAGAACAGCGACCTCACCTCGCTGCGCTACGTGACGGCCCCGGCGCAAGGCGAGATCGTGCTCGGCATGGCGCATCTGACCCAGGAGGCCGAGGCGCTGGCGGCGGTCCGGGAGAAGATCGGCCCCCTCACCTAG
- a CDS encoding LysR family transcriptional regulator, with the protein MIDWNDPGFFLAVARAGSTAGAARSLGVNQSTVVRRIAALEKELALRLFYKKRDGYRLTPEGEALLPEAEAVEASVQALVRRSAALESDFTGSLRVTTAEGMAMGLVPQLLYAFHRAHKGIQVNLLIEDRYSDLSDGHAEIALRAGPPGNGSLIGRKLSDQCWAVYGSQGYVETYGAPATPEALNGHRLIGFEGPIEHITPARWLREVAPDCQIVSRSNSILGLLFSAQSGFGLSLLPCQIGDPEPSLVRVIDPQPGLTAGFWMLTHPDLHKQPKVRIFFDFMAKEIVKYRPLLLGQTRPARETAAPELTPPLSAIEANPCEPADNPDPDQHV; encoded by the coding sequence ATGATCGATTGGAACGACCCAGGCTTTTTCCTCGCCGTCGCGCGGGCCGGAAGCACGGCAGGCGCAGCACGTTCCCTCGGCGTCAATCAATCCACTGTCGTCCGGCGTATCGCAGCGTTGGAGAAGGAACTGGCCCTTCGCCTCTTCTACAAGAAGCGGGACGGCTATCGCCTGACCCCCGAAGGCGAGGCCCTGCTGCCCGAGGCCGAGGCCGTCGAGGCGTCGGTGCAGGCGCTGGTTCGCCGCTCGGCGGCGCTGGAGAGCGACTTTACCGGATCCCTGCGTGTGACCACGGCCGAGGGCATGGCCATGGGCCTTGTGCCGCAGCTTCTCTACGCTTTCCACCGGGCGCACAAGGGTATCCAGGTCAACCTCTTGATCGAGGACCGTTACAGCGATCTGAGCGACGGCCATGCGGAGATCGCCCTGCGCGCCGGGCCGCCCGGCAACGGCTCCCTGATCGGCCGCAAGCTGTCGGACCAGTGCTGGGCCGTCTACGGCAGCCAGGGTTATGTGGAGACCTACGGCGCGCCTGCGACGCCCGAGGCCCTCAACGGCCACCGCCTGATCGGCTTCGAAGGGCCGATCGAGCACATCACACCGGCCCGCTGGCTGCGCGAGGTCGCCCCCGACTGCCAGATCGTCAGCCGCAGCAACAGCATCCTGGGCCTGCTGTTTTCCGCGCAGTCGGGTTTCGGCCTGTCGCTGCTGCCCTGTCAGATCGGCGACCCGGAACCGAGTCTGGTTCGCGTCATCGATCCGCAGCCGGGCCTGACCGCCGGGTTCTGGATGCTGACCCATCCGGACCTGCACAAGCAGCCCAAGGTTCGCATCTTCTTCGACTTCATGGCCAAGGAGATCGTCAAGTACCGGCCGCTGCTGCTGGGCCAGACCCGTCCGGCGCGCGAGACGGCTGCGCCGGAATTGACGCCGCCGCTCTCGGCAATCGAGGCCAACCCCTGCGAACCCGCCGACAACCCGGACCCCGACCAGCACGTTTAA
- a CDS encoding NAD(P)-dependent oxidoreductase, which translates to MKIAILGAAGDVGGRMVSEALARGHTVTGVARSEAQLAKLADGVLGKKADVWDSEALGETLAGQDVVVSALRPREGFEEDLGPLTVSAMSAAKEAGIRALIVGGAASLRLPDGSGHTVLSAPGFLPPAVEPIARACNAQYFLWMDQMGPDDSYLCPPAMLTPGKRSGSYRLGSEFLLADAGGESCISMEDFAVAMIDEAENARHKGQRFTVAY; encoded by the coding sequence ATGAAAATCGCAATCCTTGGCGCCGCCGGTGATGTTGGCGGAAGAATGGTATCGGAAGCCCTGGCACGCGGTCACACGGTTACCGGTGTCGCACGCAGCGAGGCTCAGCTTGCAAAACTGGCCGACGGTGTGCTGGGTAAAAAAGCAGATGTCTGGGATAGCGAGGCCTTGGGCGAGACGCTCGCCGGGCAGGATGTTGTGGTCTCGGCCTTGCGTCCGCGCGAGGGCTTCGAGGAAGACCTCGGCCCGCTGACCGTCTCGGCGATGAGCGCGGCCAAGGAGGCGGGCATCCGTGCCTTGATCGTCGGCGGGGCAGCAAGCTTGCGGCTGCCGGACGGCAGCGGACATACCGTCTTGAGCGCGCCCGGATTTCTACCGCCCGCGGTCGAGCCGATCGCCAGGGCCTGCAACGCCCAGTATTTTCTCTGGATGGACCAGATGGGCCCTGACGATTCCTATCTCTGTCCACCGGCGATGCTGACCCCGGGCAAGCGCAGCGGCAGCTACCGGCTGGGTTCGGAGTTTCTGCTGGCCGATGCTGGCGGCGAATCCTGCATATCGATGGAGGATTTCGCCGTTGCCATGATCGACGAGGCCGAAAATGCGCGGCACAAGGGGCAGCGCTTCACGGTTGCTTACTAG
- a CDS encoding EamA family transporter: protein MNRNLDLMLTALAPAIWGSSYLVTTQFLPDGYPVTVAFLRALPAGLLLLLVVRRLPSGWWWLRVAILGALNFSIFWTLLFVAAYRLPGGVAATVGAIQPLVVVFLARGLLGSPIRGLSVLAALFGLGGVALLLLTPQAALDPLGVAAGLGGAVSMAAGTVLSRKWQPPVGLLTFTAWQLTAGGFILLPLAFLLEPALPPLTDRNVMGLAYLGLIGAAFTYALWFRGIARLEPAAVSALGFLSPTTAVVLGWLILGEALTPLQGAGILIVLASVWLSQQAGRLRVAFPIARCNPGNKPLEIET from the coding sequence ATGAATAGAAATCTTGATCTAATGCTGACGGCCCTGGCGCCGGCGATCTGGGGCAGCAGCTATCTCGTCACCACTCAGTTCCTGCCCGATGGCTATCCGGTGACGGTGGCATTCCTGCGCGCGCTCCCCGCCGGATTGCTTCTGCTTCTGGTGGTTCGGCGTTTGCCGAGCGGGTGGTGGTGGCTGCGCGTGGCGATCCTGGGGGCATTGAACTTCTCAATTTTCTGGACCCTTCTTTTCGTCGCCGCCTACCGCCTGCCGGGCGGGGTTGCCGCAACCGTCGGCGCGATCCAGCCGCTGGTTGTGGTCTTTCTGGCGCGCGGCCTGCTGGGATCGCCCATCCGCGGGCTCTCGGTATTGGCGGCGCTGTTCGGTCTGGGCGGGGTTGCGCTTTTGCTGCTGACGCCGCAAGCCGCGCTCGATCCCCTGGGTGTCGCGGCGGGGCTCGGCGGCGCTGTTTCAATGGCGGCGGGTACCGTCCTCAGCCGCAAGTGGCAGCCGCCCGTCGGTCTCTTGACCTTCACGGCCTGGCAGTTGACGGCGGGCGGATTCATTCTGCTGCCGCTGGCATTTCTACTGGAACCGGCCTTGCCGCCGCTCACCGATCGCAATGTCATGGGGCTGGCCTATCTGGGCCTGATCGGCGCCGCCTTCACCTATGCCCTCTGGTTCAGGGGCATCGCCCGGCTGGAACCTGCGGCCGTCTCGGCCCTGGGTTTCCTCAGCCCGACCACGGCCGTCGTGCTTGGCTGGCTGATTTTGGGCGAGGCGCTGACGCCTTTGCAGGGCGCTGGAATCCTCATCGTTCTGGCAAGCGTCTGGCTCAGCCAGCAGGCCGGACGTCTGCGCGTGGCGTTCCCCATCGCCAGGTGTAATCCCGGAAACAAACCTTTGGAGATTGAAACATGA